In one window of Gopherus evgoodei ecotype Sinaloan lineage chromosome 9, rGopEvg1_v1.p, whole genome shotgun sequence DNA:
- the FHL1 gene encoding four and a half LIM domains protein 1 isoform X2, with amino-acid sequence MSERFDCHYCRDPLHGKKYVQKEGRHCCVKCFEKFCANTCIECKKPIGADAKELHFKNRYWHDNCFRCFKCYTSLVNEPFMLKENNKVWCSSCSSTEGANKCKGCFKAIIAGDQNVEYKKSFWHKECFTCSQCKQVIGTGSFFPKGDDIYCVSCHEHKFAKLCFKCKKAITSGGITYQEQPWHSECFVCTGCSKQIGGKRFTAVEDQYYCVDCYKTFVAKKCAGCKNPITGFGRGSTVVSHEGQSWHDYCFKCTKCSRPLANRRFVYHNEQIYCADCPHRL; translated from the exons ATGTCGGAGCGCTTTGATTGCCATTACTGCCGTGACCCGCTGCACGGGAAGAAGTATGTGCAGAAGGAGGGACGCCATTGTTGcgtgaagtgctttgaaaaattCTGTGCCAACACCTGTATCGAGTGCAAGAAACCCATTGGTGCTGATGCCAAG GAGCTGCATTTCAAAAACCGTTACTGGCACGACAACTGCTTCCGCTGTTTTAAGTGCTACACGTCTCTGGTTAACGAGCCTTTCATGCTAAAGGAAAACAATAAAGTTTGGTGTAGCAGCTGTAGCTCCACTGAGGGTGCAAACAAATGCAAAGGCTGCTTCAAAGCTATTATTGCAG GAGACCAAAATGTTGAATACAAGAAGTCATTCTGGCACAAGGAATGCTTCACCTGCAGCCAGTGCAAGCAAGTGATAGGAACAGGCAGCTTCTTCCCCAAAGGAGATGATATCTACTGTGTCTCTTGCCACGAACATAAGTTTGCCAAGCTGTGTTTTAAGTGCAAGAAG GCCATCACTTCTGGAGGAATCACTTACCAGGAGCAGCCTTGGCATTCAGAGTGCTTTGTCTGTACTGGCTGCTCAAAGCAGATTGGTGGGAAACGCTTCACTGCTGTGGAGGATCAGTACTACTGTGTTGATTGCTACAAGACATTTGTTGCCAAGAAGTGTGCTGGCTGCAAGAACCCCATTACAG GGTTTGGAAGAGGATCCACTGTGGTCAGCCATGAAGGCCAATCCTGGCATGATTATTGTTTCAAGTGTACCAAGTGTTCCCGTCCTTTGGCTAACAGGCGCTTTGTCTATCATAATGAGCAAATTTACTGCGCTGACTGTCCCCACAGACTGTAA
- the FHL1 gene encoding four and a half LIM domains protein 1 isoform X1 has product MAYHRHSGPSSYTVGTMSERFDCHYCRDPLHGKKYVQKEGRHCCVKCFEKFCANTCIECKKPIGADAKELHFKNRYWHDNCFRCFKCYTSLVNEPFMLKENNKVWCSSCSSTEGANKCKGCFKAIIAGDQNVEYKKSFWHKECFTCSQCKQVIGTGSFFPKGDDIYCVSCHEHKFAKLCFKCKKAITSGGITYQEQPWHSECFVCTGCSKQIGGKRFTAVEDQYYCVDCYKTFVAKKCAGCKNPITGFGRGSTVVSHEGQSWHDYCFKCTKCSRPLANRRFVYHNEQIYCADCPHRL; this is encoded by the exons ATGGCTTACCACAGACATTCAG ggcccagcagTTACACCGTGGGCACCATGTCGGAGCGCTTTGATTGCCATTACTGCCGTGACCCGCTGCACGGGAAGAAGTATGTGCAGAAGGAGGGACGCCATTGTTGcgtgaagtgctttgaaaaattCTGTGCCAACACCTGTATCGAGTGCAAGAAACCCATTGGTGCTGATGCCAAG GAGCTGCATTTCAAAAACCGTTACTGGCACGACAACTGCTTCCGCTGTTTTAAGTGCTACACGTCTCTGGTTAACGAGCCTTTCATGCTAAAGGAAAACAATAAAGTTTGGTGTAGCAGCTGTAGCTCCACTGAGGGTGCAAACAAATGCAAAGGCTGCTTCAAAGCTATTATTGCAG GAGACCAAAATGTTGAATACAAGAAGTCATTCTGGCACAAGGAATGCTTCACCTGCAGCCAGTGCAAGCAAGTGATAGGAACAGGCAGCTTCTTCCCCAAAGGAGATGATATCTACTGTGTCTCTTGCCACGAACATAAGTTTGCCAAGCTGTGTTTTAAGTGCAAGAAG GCCATCACTTCTGGAGGAATCACTTACCAGGAGCAGCCTTGGCATTCAGAGTGCTTTGTCTGTACTGGCTGCTCAAAGCAGATTGGTGGGAAACGCTTCACTGCTGTGGAGGATCAGTACTACTGTGTTGATTGCTACAAGACATTTGTTGCCAAGAAGTGTGCTGGCTGCAAGAACCCCATTACAG GGTTTGGAAGAGGATCCACTGTGGTCAGCCATGAAGGCCAATCCTGGCATGATTATTGTTTCAAGTGTACCAAGTGTTCCCGTCCTTTGGCTAACAGGCGCTTTGTCTATCATAATGAGCAAATTTACTGCGCTGACTGTCCCCACAGACTGTAA